A single window of Oreochromis aureus strain Israel breed Guangdong linkage group 5, ZZ_aureus, whole genome shotgun sequence DNA harbors:
- the srpk1b gene encoding SRSF protein kinase 1b isoform X2: MGIRASCRPEPHGRGGGSQPGQAESPLPEQDEEILGSDEDEQEDPNDYCRGGYHHVRIGDLFNGRYHVIRKLGWGHFSTVWLAWDIQEKRFVAMKVVKSAEHYTETALDEIKLLKSVRNTDPSDPYREKVVQLLDDFKISGMNGTHVCMVFEVLGYHLLKWIIKSNYQGLPSPCVKSIIRQVLQGLDYLHTKCKIIHTDIKPENILLTVNEPYIKKMAAEATQWQKTGTAPPSGSAVSTAPASKPTAKMSKNKKKKMKKKQKKQAEMQEKRIHEMEGGALPDTREEEDDEETTENTEDTSSATLSTSATLQDITNHTNADLTPEEQSAHMSGLNEQREVTADEENRMEFNCNGHAATPENETSLEVQGTEQCTEEQENQQDAKQPESNKETDNACCNKEERPSCNGNSDTEQQRPPASLSPDSVTVEPKEGDKIEEEMDTLKETKRENEDENSQDGASGSMLVNPLDPLNADKLQVKIADLGNACWVHKHFTDDIQTRQYRSLEVLIGAGYSTPADIWSTACMAFELATGDYLFEPHSGEDYSRDEDHIALIIELLGKVPRKLILAGKYSKEFFTKKGDLRHITKLKPWGLFDVLVEKYEWSKEEAHSFSSFLLPMLDLVPERRATAAQCLSHPWLSS, translated from the exons ATGGGTATCCGTGCATCTTGCAG ACCAGAGCCTCATGGCCGTGGAGGCGGCTCTCAGCCAGGTCAGGCAGAGTCTCCGTTACCAGAGCAGGATGAAGAGATCTTGGGCTCTGATGAGGATGAACAGGAGGACCCCAACGACTACTGCAGGG GTGGATATCACCATGTGAGGATTGGAGATCTGTTCAATGGGAGATACCATGTGATCCGTAAGCTTGGCTGGGGTCACTTCTCCACTGTGTGGCTGGCCTGGGATATCCA GGAAAAGCGCTTCGTGGCCATGAAGGTTGTAAAAAGTGCTGAACATTACACTGAGACTGCTCTGGATGAAATCAAGCTGCTGAAATCA GTGAGAAACACAGATCCCAGTGACCCCTACAGAGAGAAAGTAGTGCAGCTGCTAGATGACTTCAAAATTTCTGGCATGAATGGAACTC ATGTGTGTATGGTCTTTGAAGTACTCGGGTACCACCTGCTGAAGTGGATTATTAAGTCGAATTATCAAGGGCTGCCTTCGCCCTGTGTTAAAAGCATCATACGACAG GTTCTGCAGGGTTTAGACTATCTCCACACCAAGTGTAAGAtcatacacacagacatcaaACCGGAGAACATTCTGCTCACTGTCAATGAGCCCTACATCAAGAAGATGGCTGCTGAAGCTACTCAGTGGCAGAAGACTGGCACCGCACCTCCCTCGGGTTCTGCAG TGAGTACAGCCCCAGCTTCCAAACCA ACGGCCAAAATgtcaaagaacaaaaagaagaagatgaagaagaagcaaaaaaagCAGGCTGAGATGCAGGAAAAGAGGATACACGAGATGGAGGGAGGAGCATTACCCGACACCCGAGAAGAGGAGGATGACGAGGAGACTACGGAGAACACTGAAGATACGTCCTCAGCCACTCTCTCTACGTCTGCCACGCTGCAAGACATCACTAACCATACTAACGCAG ACTTGACTCCCGAAGAGCAGTCTGCTCATATGTCAGGGCTAAATGAACAGAGGGAGGTTACGGCTGATGAGGAGAACAGAATGGAGTTCAACTGCAACGGCCACGCCGCCACACCGGAGAATGAGACCAGTCTAGAGGTTCAAGGGACCGAGCAATGTACAGAGGAACAGGAGAATCAACAGGATGCAAAGCAACCAGAAAGCAATAAAGAGACCGACAATGCATGTTGTAACAAAGAAGAGCGGCCATCCTGTAACGGAAACTCTGATACCGAACAGCAACGTCCCCCTGCTTCACTCAGTCCAGACTCTGTCACTGTAGAGCCAAAAGAGGGAGACAAGATAGAGGAGGAGATGGACACTCTAAAGGAGACcaaaagagaaaatgaagaCGAGAACAGCCAGGATG GAGCATCAGGCAGCATGTTAGTAAACCCCCTGGACCCTCTCAATGCTGACAAATTGCAGGTTAAGATTGCTGACCTCGGCAATGCCTGCTGGGTG cACAAACATTTCACAGATGACATCCAGACACGGCAGTACCGCTCTCTTGAGGTGTTGATAGGAGCCGGCTATAGCACACCAGcagacatctggagcacagccTGCATG GCCTTTGAGCTGGCTACTGGAGATTACCTGTTTGAACCCCACTCTGGAGAAGACTACTCCAGAGATGAAG ATCACATAGCGCTGATCATCGAGCTGCTAGGCAAAGTCCCTCGGAAGCTGATCTTGGCAGGCAAATACTCCAAGGAGTTTTTCACCAAGAAAG GCGATCTCCGGCACATCACCAAGTTGAAGCCTTGGGGTCTGTTTGATGTCCTGGTAGAAAAGTATGAGTGGTCCAAAGAGGAGGCCCACTCTTTCAGCAGCTTCCTGCTTCCCATGCTGGACTTGGTGCCTGAAAGAAGAGCCACCGCAGCCCAGTGCCTCTCCCACCCATGGCTCTCATCCTAG
- the srpk1b gene encoding SRSF protein kinase 1b isoform X1 encodes MERKVLAMQARKKRTKPRKPGKKPEPHGRGGGSQPGQAESPLPEQDEEILGSDEDEQEDPNDYCRGGYHHVRIGDLFNGRYHVIRKLGWGHFSTVWLAWDIQEKRFVAMKVVKSAEHYTETALDEIKLLKSVRNTDPSDPYREKVVQLLDDFKISGMNGTHVCMVFEVLGYHLLKWIIKSNYQGLPSPCVKSIIRQVLQGLDYLHTKCKIIHTDIKPENILLTVNEPYIKKMAAEATQWQKTGTAPPSGSAVSTAPASKPTAKMSKNKKKKMKKKQKKQAEMQEKRIHEMEGGALPDTREEEDDEETTENTEDTSSATLSTSATLQDITNHTNADLTPEEQSAHMSGLNEQREVTADEENRMEFNCNGHAATPENETSLEVQGTEQCTEEQENQQDAKQPESNKETDNACCNKEERPSCNGNSDTEQQRPPASLSPDSVTVEPKEGDKIEEEMDTLKETKRENEDENSQDGASGSMLVNPLDPLNADKLQVKIADLGNACWVHKHFTDDIQTRQYRSLEVLIGAGYSTPADIWSTACMAFELATGDYLFEPHSGEDYSRDEDHIALIIELLGKVPRKLILAGKYSKEFFTKKGDLRHITKLKPWGLFDVLVEKYEWSKEEAHSFSSFLLPMLDLVPERRATAAQCLSHPWLSS; translated from the exons ACCAGAGCCTCATGGCCGTGGAGGCGGCTCTCAGCCAGGTCAGGCAGAGTCTCCGTTACCAGAGCAGGATGAAGAGATCTTGGGCTCTGATGAGGATGAACAGGAGGACCCCAACGACTACTGCAGGG GTGGATATCACCATGTGAGGATTGGAGATCTGTTCAATGGGAGATACCATGTGATCCGTAAGCTTGGCTGGGGTCACTTCTCCACTGTGTGGCTGGCCTGGGATATCCA GGAAAAGCGCTTCGTGGCCATGAAGGTTGTAAAAAGTGCTGAACATTACACTGAGACTGCTCTGGATGAAATCAAGCTGCTGAAATCA GTGAGAAACACAGATCCCAGTGACCCCTACAGAGAGAAAGTAGTGCAGCTGCTAGATGACTTCAAAATTTCTGGCATGAATGGAACTC ATGTGTGTATGGTCTTTGAAGTACTCGGGTACCACCTGCTGAAGTGGATTATTAAGTCGAATTATCAAGGGCTGCCTTCGCCCTGTGTTAAAAGCATCATACGACAG GTTCTGCAGGGTTTAGACTATCTCCACACCAAGTGTAAGAtcatacacacagacatcaaACCGGAGAACATTCTGCTCACTGTCAATGAGCCCTACATCAAGAAGATGGCTGCTGAAGCTACTCAGTGGCAGAAGACTGGCACCGCACCTCCCTCGGGTTCTGCAG TGAGTACAGCCCCAGCTTCCAAACCA ACGGCCAAAATgtcaaagaacaaaaagaagaagatgaagaagaagcaaaaaaagCAGGCTGAGATGCAGGAAAAGAGGATACACGAGATGGAGGGAGGAGCATTACCCGACACCCGAGAAGAGGAGGATGACGAGGAGACTACGGAGAACACTGAAGATACGTCCTCAGCCACTCTCTCTACGTCTGCCACGCTGCAAGACATCACTAACCATACTAACGCAG ACTTGACTCCCGAAGAGCAGTCTGCTCATATGTCAGGGCTAAATGAACAGAGGGAGGTTACGGCTGATGAGGAGAACAGAATGGAGTTCAACTGCAACGGCCACGCCGCCACACCGGAGAATGAGACCAGTCTAGAGGTTCAAGGGACCGAGCAATGTACAGAGGAACAGGAGAATCAACAGGATGCAAAGCAACCAGAAAGCAATAAAGAGACCGACAATGCATGTTGTAACAAAGAAGAGCGGCCATCCTGTAACGGAAACTCTGATACCGAACAGCAACGTCCCCCTGCTTCACTCAGTCCAGACTCTGTCACTGTAGAGCCAAAAGAGGGAGACAAGATAGAGGAGGAGATGGACACTCTAAAGGAGACcaaaagagaaaatgaagaCGAGAACAGCCAGGATG GAGCATCAGGCAGCATGTTAGTAAACCCCCTGGACCCTCTCAATGCTGACAAATTGCAGGTTAAGATTGCTGACCTCGGCAATGCCTGCTGGGTG cACAAACATTTCACAGATGACATCCAGACACGGCAGTACCGCTCTCTTGAGGTGTTGATAGGAGCCGGCTATAGCACACCAGcagacatctggagcacagccTGCATG GCCTTTGAGCTGGCTACTGGAGATTACCTGTTTGAACCCCACTCTGGAGAAGACTACTCCAGAGATGAAG ATCACATAGCGCTGATCATCGAGCTGCTAGGCAAAGTCCCTCGGAAGCTGATCTTGGCAGGCAAATACTCCAAGGAGTTTTTCACCAAGAAAG GCGATCTCCGGCACATCACCAAGTTGAAGCCTTGGGGTCTGTTTGATGTCCTGGTAGAAAAGTATGAGTGGTCCAAAGAGGAGGCCCACTCTTTCAGCAGCTTCCTGCTTCCCATGCTGGACTTGGTGCCTGAAAGAAGAGCCACCGCAGCCCAGTGCCTCTCCCACCCATGGCTCTCATCCTAG
- the lhfpl5a gene encoding LHFPL tetraspan subfamily member 5 protein, with product MLPAQEAAKIYHTNYVRNARAMGVLWIVFTITFAVITVVVFIQPYWIGDSVNTPQAGYFGLFHYCIGNALTSELTCKGSALDFGSIPSGAFKTAMFFVGISMLLVVGSIVCLSLFFFCNAGSVYKICAWMQLASSTCMVIGCMIYPDGWDSDEVKRMCGQRTDKYTLGNCTVRWAYILAIISIMDSLILSFLAFSLGNRQDKLLPEDFQVEEKDNA from the exons ATGCTTCCTGCTCAGGAGGCAGCCAAAATCTACCACACCAACTATGTCCGTAACGCCCGAGCCATGGGGGTGCTCTGGATCGTTTTCACCATCACCTTCGCCGTGATCACCGTGGTGGTGTTCATCCAGCCCTACTGGATCGGCGACAGCGTCAACACGCCGCAGGCCGGATACTTCGGCCTCTTCCACTACTGCATCGGGAACGCGCTCACCTCAGAGCTCACCTGCAAAGGGAGCGCGCTGGACTTTGGCTCCATCCCGTCCGGCGCCTTCAAGACCGCCATGTTCTTCGTGGGGATCTCCATGCTGCTGGTGGTGGGCAGCATCGTCTGCCTcagcctcttcttcttctgcaacGCGGGCAGCGTCTATAAGATCTGTGCCTGGATGCAGCTGGCTTCCA GTACGTGCATGGTGATCGGCTGCATGATCTATCCTGACGGCTGGGACTCGGACGAGGTGAAGCGCATGTGCGGCCAGCGGACTGACAAGTACACGCTGGGCAACTGCACAGTGCGCTGGGCCTACATCCTGGCCATCATCAGCATCATGGACTCCCTCATCCTCTCCTTTTTGGCCTTCAGCCTGGGCAATAGACAGGACAAGCTGCTGCCCGAAGACTTCCAGGTGGAGGAAAAAG ATAACGCATAG